The following proteins are encoded in a genomic region of Saccharomyces mikatae IFO 1815 strain IFO1815 genome assembly, chromosome: 9:
- the NOT3 gene encoding CCR4-NOT core subunit NOT3 (similar to Saccharomyces cerevisiae NOT3 (YIL038C); ancestral locus Anc_7.214): protein MAHRKLQQEVDRVFKKINEGLEIFNSYYERHESCTNNPSQKDKLESDLKREVKKLQRLREQIKSWQSSPDIKDKDSLLDYRRSVEIAMEKYKAVEKASKEKAYSNISLKKSETLDPQERERRDTSEYLSQMIDELERQYDSLQVEIDKLLLLNKKKKTSSTSNDEKKEQFRRFQARYRWHQQQMELALRLLANEELNPQDVKNVQDDINYFVESNQEPDFVEDETIYDGLNLQSNEAIAHEVAQYFASQNAEDNNTSDANESLQDISKLSKKEQRKLEREAKKAAKLAAKNSTGSAISAPGPSSTPSPAPIPDALKETERSLSASPIHNVAKTEETNKASSIKSPRPSTDNQLPSLQKSPSSATPETPTNVHTNLHQTPNGITGATTLKPATLPAKPVGELKWAVAASQAVEKDRKVTSASSTISNTSTKTPTTAAATTTSSNANSRIGSALNTPKISTSSLSLQPDNTGASSSSAATAAAVLAAGAAAVHQNNQAFYRNMNSSHHPLVSLATNIKSEYEITDTVANQNGTDNANKNVTEQKEEVPAMEVDQLEGPTFGVFDDDFESDRNLETESEDEGQSSNPKYLSSEQRDAMTNEIKKEFLSDFETLLLPSGVQEFIMSSELYNSRIESKITYKRSRDMCEISRLVEVPQGVNPPSPLDAFRSTQQWDVMRCSLRDVIIGSERLKEDSSSIYAKILENFRTLEMFSLFYNYYFAITPLEREIAYKILNERDWKVSKDGTMWFLRQGEVKFFNEVCEVGDYKIFKLDDWTVIDKINFRLDYSFLQPTVDTVSEVRDMNVGNNDVNDQSNVTLEQQKQQISHGKQLLKQLRQGKISV from the coding sequence ATGGCTCATAGGAAATTACAGCAGGAGGTCGATAGGgtctttaaaaaaatcaatgagGGTTTAGAAATCTTCAATAGTTATTACGAAAGACATGAATCGTGTACAAACAATCCTTCCCAGAAAGACAAGCTAGAGTctgatttgaaaagggAGGTCAAGAAACTGCAAAGGCTAAGGGAACAGATAAAATCGTGGCAAAGTTCGCCGGATATTAAAGATAAAGATTCTCTTCTGGATTATAGAAGATCTGTAGAGATAGCGATGGAGAAATATAAAGCCGTGGAAAAGGCATCTAAAGAGAAAGCATATTCGAATATTAGtctgaaaaaatcagaGACTTTAGATCCCCAAGAAAGGGAAAGAAGAGATACGTCTGAGTATCTATCTCAGATGATTGATGAGCTGGAAAGGCAGTACGATTCCCTACAGGTGGAAATCGATAAACTATTACTTCttaacaaaaagaagaaaacgtCTTCTACGTCAAACGATGAGAAAAAGGAACAGTTTAGGCGGTTTCAAGCGAGGTATAGGTGGCATCAGCAACAAATGGAACTGGCATTGAGGTTGCTGGCGAATGAAGAATTGAATCCCCAAGATGTTAAAAATGTACAGGATGATATAAACTACTTTGTGGAGTCAAATCAAGAACCGGATTTTGTGGAAGATGAAACTATTTACGATGGTTTGAATTTACAGAGCAACGAGGCTATTGCACATGAAGTAGCGCAATATTTTGCTTCACAAAATGCTGAGGATAACAACACGTCTGATGCCAATGAATCTCTTCAAGATATATCAAAACTTTCTAAGAAGgaacaaagaaagttaGAGAGAGAAGCTAAAAAGGCTGCTAAACTCGCAGCAAAAAATTCAACAGGTTCAGCAATAAGCGCTCCTGGGCCTTCATCTACACCGTCACCTGCCCCTATTCCAGATGCTCTGAAGGAAACAGAAAGGAGTCTTTCAGCTTCCCCCATCCATAATGTGGCCAAGACTGAGGAGACTAATAAAGCATCTTCTATAAAGAGTCCCAGACCTAGCACTGACAACCAGCTTCCGTCATTGCAAAAATCACCAAGCTCAGCTACACCTGAAACTCCCACGAATGTACATACGAATCTTCATCAAACTCCAAATGGCATTACTGGCGCCACTACATTGAAACCTGCCACTCTTCCTGCGAAACCTGTTGGTGAATTAAAATGGGCCGTTGCTGCATCACAGGCAGTGGAAAAAGATAGAAAGGTTACTTCTGCATCGTCCACCATTTCCAATACCTCGACGAAGACtccaacaacagcagctGCTACCACAACATCTTCCAATGCTAACAGTAGGATTGGTAGTGCCTTGAACACACCTAAAATATCGACCTCATCTTTATCTTTGCAACCTGACAATACCGGtgcatcatcttcttcagcagccactgctgctgctgttttAGCTGCTGGGGCAGCAGCTGTGCATCAAAACAATCAAGCCTTTTACAGAAATATGAACTCATCGCATCATCCTTTGGTTTCTTTGGCTACGAATATAAAGTCAGAATATGAAATCACTGATACGGTGGCAAACCAAAATGGTACTGATAAtgcaaataaaaatgttaCGGAACAAAAAGAGGAAGTACCTGCAATGGAAGTTGATCAACTGGAAGGACCAACTTTTGGAgtatttgatgatgattttgaatcCGATAGGAATTTAGAGACAGAATCAGAGGATGAAGGACAATCAAGCAACCCGAAATACTTGAGTTCTGAACAAAGAGATGCCATGACGaatgaaatcaagaaagaattcTTAAGTGATTTTGAAACTCTGCTGCTACCCAGTGGTGTTCAAGAATTTATAATGAGCTCTGAACTCTATAATAGTCGAATTGAATCCAAAATAACGTATAAAAGATCCCGAGATATGTGCGAAATTTCTAGGCTAGTCGAAGTACCGCAAGGGGTTAATCCACCATCCCCCTTGGATGCATTCAGATCTACTCAGCAGTGGGATGTGATGCGTTGTTCATTGCGGGATGTTATTATAGGTTCAGAAAGACTGAAGGAAGATTCATCGTCAATTTATGCCAAAATTCTAGAAAACTTCAGAACTTTAGAGATGTTCTCATTATTTTATAACTATTATTTTGCTATAACCCCCTTAGAAAGGGAGATTGCATACAAAATCTTAAATGAGAGAGATTggaaagtttcaaaagatggCACAATGTGGTTTTTGAGACAAGGGGAGGTCAAGTTTTTCAACGAAGTTTGTGAAGTTGGTGATTATAAAATATTTAAATTAGATGATTGGACGGTAATCGATAAAATCAACTTTAGACTGGattattcatttttgcaACCAACGGTCGATACAGTGTCTGAGGTCCGTGATATGAATGTTGGCAATAACGATGTTAATGATCAAAGTAATGTAACTTTAgaacaacaaaaacaacaaatttCTCATGGTAAACAGCTCTTGAAACAACTGAGACAGGGAAAAATTAGTgtatga
- the PRM2 gene encoding pheromone-regulated protein PRM2 (similar to Saccharomyces cerevisiae PRM2 (YIL037C); ancestral locus Anc_7.213), with amino-acid sequence MNSVHIIRPLSLPQRLFNCLFHPLLLVFFTSVILTIWGTFSVIDVTTTKMSHTQIKRNDTNTALVSISAATATATATATTTATITEFAIQQATHSASTYSLNNTFIDDTIEQYFERKLQGIASIIETDMQERFRSHTENILNNKQKIITDRISLATDSIENVLEVNSTIFNDLFSKSNLINETWNEISENAMTIDEDSVSQMASNLFLNYSMFDGIFQNYSRKLVSLQMFNGTITDFSIQLGSTGALNLGFLRNSTDWVQLKKNFTTSLQNEFSVLSEKTTNAKSYTSIAKRSSKVKNNKNGHFNAVKKNIFNKCQKMTVIFTVMYFACAVLLMIIERFTFQLENQHMNLVISQINDSKEHANFTQYNKLLKSLIATSNLCVRYPIPYQLTTLIKQKILKKEPEKFGDRKIKRSRLFYCNWWIISNGIHLWLFGLLMLLIHWIIVSRLTNFEISDMLALDKRAAPSFYKREVLADTYIAAAVDDLIDDNIWLLCENFQSEVNERLIPANLTPQIHSNFKVQSADILGYWINDTNAQFKNYLAASPRNWQEIELQVEPLLSTNSTTEFLNQYSMPINAVTNTNTSLALEIQKNGIIVQRANTSNTTVATFSSLVKRQENNQEQKETHSPHIVYKWGLLVVFLVILLHHMLTFIILKL; translated from the coding sequence ATGAATAGCGTACATATAATTAGACCTTTATCGCTTCCTCAGAGACTATTTAATTGCCTCTTTCATCCTTTATTACTGGTATTTTTCACCTCTGTAATCTTAACTATTTGGGGAACCTTTTCAGTGATAGATGTCACAACGACAAAAATGTCTCATACACAAATTAAACGGAACGATACCAACACAGCTCTCGTATCTATTTCTGCAGCTACGGCAACCGCTACGGCAACCGCTACGACGACAGCTACAATAACAGAATTTGCAATACAGCAGGCCACACATTCCGCCAGCACTTATTCATTAAATAACACATTCATTGATGACACAATTGAACagtattttgaaaggaaACTACAGGGTATTGCATCCATAATAGAAACGGATATGCAAGAAAGATTCAGATCGCACACGGAAAATATATTGAACAATAAGCAGAAAATTATCACCGATCGAATCAGTTTGGCAACTGATTCGATAGAAAATGTTCTTGAAGTGAACAGTACCATCTTCAACGATTTATTTAGTAAGTCCAACCTAATAAATGAAACATGGAATGAAATATCAGAAAATGCCATGACCATCGATGAGGATTCGGTTTCTCAAATGGCATCAAATCTTTTTCTAAATTATTCTATGTTTGATGGGATTTTTCAGAATTATTCCAGAAAATTGGTATCGCTGCAGATGTTCAACGGTACTATTACTGATTTTTCTATTCAATTAGGTTCCACCGGTGCTCTTAATTTGGGTTTCTTACGAAATTCAACCGATTGGGTtcaattaaagaaaaattttactACAAGTCTACAGAATGAATTTTCCGTTTTATCTGAGAAGACCACTAACGCCAAGTCATATACTTCAATTGCTAAACGGTcttcaaaagtaaaaaacaacaaaaatggCCATTTTAAtgcagtaaaaaaaaacattttcaataaatgtCAAAAAATGACGGTAATTTTCACAGTAATGTATTTTGCATGTGCAGTTCTACTCATGATAATTGAAAGGTTTACATTTCAGCTGGAAAACCAGCATATGAATCTTGTTATTTCTCAGATTAATGATTCCAAGGAACACGCCAATTTCACCCAATACAATAAACTATTGAAAAGCTTGATAGCCACTTCAAACCTCTGCGTACGATATCCAATCCCCTACCAATTAACAACACttataaaacaaaaaatactgAAAAAGGAACCAGAAAAGTTTGGTGACAGAAAGATCAAACGATCTAGACTATTTTACTGTAACTGGTGGATTATCTCGAACGGAATTCACTTGTGGCTTTTTGGTTTATTGATGTTATTGATTCATTGGATAATCGTGTCAAGACTAACAAACTTCGAAATATCTGACATGCTTGCATTGGATAAAAGAGCGGCGCCCTCATTTTACAAGAGGGAAGTTTTGGCAGATACATATATAGCTGCTGCGGTGGATGACcttattgatgataatatatgGTTATTATGTGAAAATTTCCAATCAGAAGTGAATGAAAGGTTAATTCCAGCGAATCTAACCCCCCAAATCCACTCCAATTTCAAAGTTCAATCAGCAGACATACTAGGTTATTGGATTAACGATACAAACGCTCAATTTAAGAATTATCTTGCCGCGAGTCCTCGAAATTGGCAGGAAATAGAACTTCAGGTTGAGCCTCTCTTGAGCACCAACTCTACCACCGAGTTTCTTAATCAGTATTCGATGCCCATAAATGCAGTCACCAATACCAACACTTCATTGGCACtggaaattcaaaaaaatggaattatCGTTCAACGAGCTAATACAAGCAACACTACAGTAGCaacattttcttcgttAGTAAAACGTCAAGAAAACAACCAGGAGCAGAAAGAGACACATTCTCCGCATATTGTTTACAAATGGGGACTTTTAGTAGTCTTTTTGGTTATTCTATTACATCATATGCTCACATTCATAATATTAAAGCTGTAA
- the CST6 gene encoding Cst6p (similar to Saccharomyces cerevisiae ACA1 (YER045C) and CST6 (YIL036W); ancestral locus Anc_7.211), with translation MFTGQEYHSVDSNSTQQKDNNKRGLDDTSKILNDKIPHTTNNTAAGAMNNSGAGRPLDPNGVNYSPSVGAVVDPMHDYATSNRNSLTPQYTNVAAGNASSPNQVVNHSANSNYQQATYLRQQQHHQQQQQQQQQSPSMKTEEESQLYGDFLMNSGVVPDVHQNLTTHTNLDQLTSARRSVPSDAAAAPANATNIANTTALNKQAYFMNMNMNNNPHALNDPSILESLSPFFQPFGVDVAHLPMTNPPIFQSSLPGCDEPIRRRRISISNGQISQLGEDIETLENLHNTQPPPMPNFHNYHSIHQNKNSLNKPVFSQAAPVSIPQYNAKKDVNHIKGASLGDQDTTYSKNQQHGFSNAQLKNVPAKSASDLEGMTTFAPTTNGENMSKSALGESLSNHSSTLRSQGSHSNLRSNLQGDPTPGTTAWKRARLLERNRIAASKCRQRKKVAQLQLQKEFNEIKDENRILQKKLNYYEKLISKFKKFSKIHLREHEKLNKNSENTEDSAGKSKNESMTVDSLKIIEELLMIDSDVTEVDKETGKIITIKHEPYTQRFGNDTDDDGDDDDDGDGMELKFVEGGKNSND, from the coding sequence ATGTTTACTGGCCAGGAGTATCATTCCGTAGACTCTAATTCTACCCAGCAAAAAGACAACAATAAACGTGGTCTTGATGATACATCAAAGATCttaaatgataaaataCCGCACACCACCAATAATACTGCCGCTGGTGCCATGAATAATTCTGGTGCAGGTAGGCCTTTGGATCCTAATGGCGTAAATTATAGCCCAAGTGTAGGTGCCGTGGTCGATCCAATGCACGACTATGCTACTTCCAATAGAAATTCTCTAACACCACAATATACTAATGTGGCGGCAGGAAATGCTAGTTCGCCTAACCAAGTTGTTAATCACAGCGCTAATTCAAACTATCAGCAGGCTACATACCTTcgacaacaacaacatcatcaacagcaacaacaacagcaacaacaatcaCCTTCCATGAAAACCGAAGAGGAGTCTCAACTTTATGGTGATTTTCTTATGAATTCTGGCGTCGTACCTGATGTCCATCAGAATTTAACCACACATACGAATCTAGACCAACTGACATCTGCCCGCAGGTCTGTACCAAGCgatgctgctgctgctccAGCCAATGCCACCAATATTGCTAATACAACCGCTCTGAATAAGCAAGCCTATTTCATGAATATGAATATGAACAATAACCCACATGCTTTAAATGACCCATCCATTTTGGAGTCATTATCGCCATTCTTTCAGCCTTTTGGTGTAGATGTGGCACATTTGCCCATGACGAATCcaccaatttttcaaagttctCTACCTGGGTGTGATGAACCAATTAGAAGGAgaagaatttcaatttccAACGGTCAAATTAGTCAGTTAGGGGAGGATATAGAAACTTTAGAAAACCTTCATAATACACAGCCGCCCCCTATGCCTAATTTTCACAACTATCATAGTATACACCAGAataaaaattcattaaataAACCGGTCTTCAGCCAAGCAGCACCGGTTAGTATTCCCCAATATAATGCAAAGAAAGATGTGAATCACATAAAGGGCGCTTCTCTGGGTGACCAGGATACCACTTATTCGAAAAATCAGCAGCACGGCTTCTCAAACGcacaattgaaaaatgttcCAGCAAAGAGCGCAAGCGATCTAGAAGGTATGACGACATTCGCGCCAACCACTAACGGTGAAAATATGAGCAAATCCGCACTTGGAGAATCTCTCTCCAATCATAGCTCCACTTTAAGATCTCAGGGATCTCATTCAAATCTAAGGAGTAACTTGCAAGGGGATCCAACGCCTGGTACTACAGCATGGAAGAGGGCGAGATTGTTAGAAAGGAATCGAATTGCAGCTTCGAAATGTAGGCAAAGGAAAAAGGTTGCCCAATTGCAACTCCAAAAGGAATTTAACGAGATTAAGGACGAAAATAgaattttacaaaaaaaactgaattATTATGAGAAATTGATCTCCAAGTTTAAGAAATTCTCCAAAATTCATCTACGTGAACACGAAAAACTAAATAAAAACTCAGAAAATACTGAAGATAGTGCTGGTAAGAGCAAGAATGAAAGCATGACTGTGGATTCATTAAAGATCATTGAAGAACTTCTGATGATCGATTCAGACGTTACTGAGGTTGACAAAGAGACTGGTAAAATCATAACAATTAAACATGAACCATACACTCAACGTTTTGGAAACGATAccgatgatgatggtgatgatgatgatgatggtgatggtatGGAACTTAAATTTGTGGAAGGTGGGAAGAATTCCAACGATTAA
- the CKA1 gene encoding casein kinase 2 catalytic subunit CKA1 (similar to Saccharomyces cerevisiae CKA1 (YIL035C); ancestral locus Anc_7.209), with product MKCRVWSEARVYTNINKQRTEEYWDYENTTIDWSTNTKSYEIENKVGRGKYSEVFQGVKLDSRVKIVIKMLKPVKKKKIKREIKILTDLSNEKVPPTTLPFQKDQYYTNQKEDVAEFTRPYIFDLAHNGHANIIHLFDIIKDPISRTPALVFEHVDNVDFRILYPKLTDLEIRFYMFELLKALDYCHSMGIMHRDVKPHNVMIDHKNKKLRLIDWGLAEFYHVNMEYNVRVASRFFKGPELLVDYRMYDYSLDLWSFGTMLASMVFKKEPFFHGTSNTDQLVKIVKVLGTNDFEKYLLKYEITLPREFYDMDQYIRKPWHRFINDSNKHLSSNDEIIDLIDNLLRYDHQERLTAKEAMGHPWFAPIREQIAK from the coding sequence ATGAAATGCAGGGTGTGGTCAGAGGCTCGTGTTTATACGAATATCAACAAGCAGAGAACCGAAGAATATTGGGACTACGAGAACACTACAATTGATTGGTCCACAAATACAAAAAGctatgaaattgaaaataaagtgGGGCGAGGGAAGTATTCTGAGGTATTCCAAGGTGTCAAATTAGACTCTAGAGTCAAAATTGTCATTAAAATGTTGAAACCcgttaaaaaaaagaaaattaagaGAGAGATTAAAATTTTAACAGATTTATCCAACGAAAAAGTACCTCCAACAACTTTGccatttcaaaaagatcaaTATTACACAAATCAAAAGGAGGATGTTGCTGAATTTACCAGACCTTATATTTTTGATCTGGCACACAACGGCCATGCTAATATAATTCATCTCTTTGATATAATAAAGGACCCAATCTCTAGAACCCCAGCATTAGTCTTTGAACATGTCGATAATGTGGATTTCCGTATTCTTTACCCTAAATTAACTGACCTGGAAATTAGATTTTATATGTTTGAATTATTAAAAGCGTTAGATTATTGTCATTCAATGGGGATAATGCATAGAGATGTTAAGCCTCATAATGTGATGATCGATCATAAGAATAAAAAGTTGCGATTAATCGATTGGGGATTGGCTGAATTTTATCATGTTAATATGGAATACAATGTTCGTGTGGCATCCAGATTCTTCAAGGGTCCAGAGCTACTAGTAGATTACAGAATGTATGATTATTCCTTAGATTTATGGTCGTTTGGAACAATGCTAGCCTCCATGGTCTTCAAGAAAgaacctttttttcatggaACCAGTAACACAGATCAGCTTGTCAAGATTGTCAAAGTCCTTGGTACAAatgactttgaaaaatatcttttgaaatatgaGATCACTTTACCGAGAGAGTTTTACGATATGGACCAATACATCAGAAAGCCTTGGCATAGATTCATTAATGATAGTAACAAACACTTAAGTAGTAACGATGAAATTATCGATCTGATTGATAATCTGTTGAGATATGACCATCAAGAAAGATTAACTGCTAAAGAAGCGATGGGCCACCCGTGGTTTGCCCCAATAAGAGAACAAATTGCAAAATAG
- the CAP2 gene encoding F-actin-capping protein subunit beta (similar to Saccharomyces cerevisiae CAP2 (YIL034C); ancestral locus Anc_7.208): MSDAQFDAALDLLRRLNPTTLQENLNNLIELQPNLAQDLLSSVDVPLSIQKDPADSNREYLCCDYNRDIDSFRSPWSNTYFPELSPNDVQDSPFPSAPLRKLEILTNDSFDVYRDLYYEGGISSVYLWDVNEEDFDGHDFAGVVLFKKNQSDHSNWDSIHVFEVTMSPSSSDVFNYRVTTTIILHLDQTKNNQDSHMMLSGNLTRQTEKDIAVDMSRPLDVIFTSHVSNLGSLIEDIESQMRNLLETVYFEKTRDIFHQTKNTAVASSAEEANKDAHAEVIKGLQSL, encoded by the coding sequence ATGTCTGATGCTCAATTCGATGCCGCTTTAGATCTTCTCAGGAGACTAAATCCTACTACATTACAAGAGAACTTGAACAATTTGATCGAACTACAACCAAATTTGGCGCAAGATCTACTATCTTCAGTGGACGTTCCCCTATCCATCCAAAAGGACCCCGCCGACTCAAACCGTGAGTACTTATGCTGTGACTATAATCGTGATATTGATTCGTTCAGATCACCCTGGTCCAACACCTATTTCCCAGAATTGTCTCCAAATGATGTGCAAGACAGTCCCTTCCCCTCAGCTCCTTTAAGAAAATTGGAGATATTGACCAACGACTCTTTTGATGTTTACAGAGACCTTTACTATGAAGGTGGTATCTCAAGTGTGTACCTTTGGGACgtcaatgaagaagatttcGATGGACACGATTTCGCTGGCGTGGTgcttttcaagaaaaaccaATCCGATCATAGCAATTGGGACAGTATCCatgtttttgaagttaCAATGTCTCCTTCTTCCTCAGATGTTTTCAATTATAGGGTCACCACTACAATCATTTTGCACTTGGACCAAACGAAGAATAACCAGGATTCTCATATGATGTTATCTGGAAACTTGACAAGACAGACGGAGAAGGACATTGCTGTAGATATGTCCCGTCCATTAGACGTTATCTTCACATCACACGTCTCTAATCTGGGTTCCTTgattgaagatattgagTCTCAGATGAGAAACCTGTTGGAAActgtttattttgaaaagacaaGAGATATCTTCCACCAAACAAAGAATACAGCGGTTGCATCCTCTGCTGAGGAGGCTAATAAAGACGCCCATGCAGAGGTAATTAAGGGTTTACAATCTTTATAG
- the BCY1 gene encoding cAMP-dependent protein kinase regulatory subunit BCY1 (similar to Saccharomyces cerevisiae BCY1 (YIL033C); ancestral locus Anc_7.206) → MVSSLSKEAQTELQLFQNEINAANPSDFLQFSANYFNKRLEQQRTFLKAREPEFKAKNITLFPEAEEPFSRPQSAQSQSRSRSSVMFKSPFVNEDPHSNVFKNGFNLDPHEQDIHQQVQEEQQHTREKTSTPPLPMHFNAQRRTSVSGETLQPNNFDDWTPDHYKEKSEQQLQRLEKSIRNNFLFNKLDSDSKRLVINCLEEKSVPKNATIIKQGDQGDYFYVVEKGTVDFYVNDNKVNSSGPGSSFGELALMYNSPRAATVVATTDCLLWALDRLTFRKILLGSSFKKRLMYDDLLKSMPVLKSLTTYDRAKLADALDTKIYQPGETIIREGDQGENFYLIEYGAVDVSKKGQGVINKLKDHDYFGEVALLNDLPRQATVTATKRTKVATLGKSGFQRLLGPAVDVLKLNDPTRH, encoded by the coding sequence ATGGTATCCTCTTTGTCCAAGGAAGCGCAAACAGAATTGCAACTGTTCCAGAACGAAATCAACGCCGCTAATCCTTCCGACTTTCTTCAGTTCTCCGCCAACTATTTCAATAAAAGGCTAGAACAACAGAGAACATTTCTCAAGGCCAGGGAGCCCGAATTTAAAGCCAAGAACATAACTCTATTTCCAGAAGCCGAGGAGCCATTTTCCAGACCTCAATCAGCTCAATCACAATCTAGGTCTAGATCGAGCGTTATGTTCAAGTCTCCCTTCGTAAATGAGGACCCACATTCCAATGTATTCAAAAACGGGTTCAATTTAGACCCACACGAACAGGACATTCACCAGCAAGTGCAGGAAGAGCAGCAGCACACTAGAGAAAAGACTTCTACACCTCCGCTCCCTATGCACTTTAATGCTCAAAGACGTACTTCTGTAAGTGGTGAGACCTTACAACCAAACAATTTTGACGACTGGACTCCGGATCACTATAAGGAAAAGTCCGAGCAACAATTGCAAAGACTCGAAAAGTCCATTCGCAACAACTTTCTGTTCAACAAGCTAGATTCGGACTCCAAAAGGCTGGTCATCAATTGTCTGGAGGAGAAATCCGTCCCCAAGAATGCCACTATCATCAAACAGGGTGACCAAGGTGACTACTTTTATGTCGTCGAAAAAGGTACTGTTGATTTCTACGTAAACGACAACAAGGTCAACTCATCTGGGCCAGGTTCCAGTTTCGGGGAACTTGCTCTCATGTACAACAGCCCCCGTGCTGCCACCGTTGTGGCAACTACTGACTGTCTGCTATGGGCTTTAGACAGACTTACCTTCAGAAAGATCCTGTTGGGCAGCTCCTTTAAGAAGAGACTCATGTACGACGATTTATTGAAGAGCATGCCTGTTTTGAAGAGTTTGACCACGTACGACCGTGCCAAACTTGCCGACGCCCTGGATACCAAAATCTACCAACCAGGTGAAACAATCATTCGTGAGGGAGATCAAGGGGAAAACTTCTATTTAATCGAGTATGGCGCTGTGGATGTTTCTAAAAAGGGTCAGGGAGTGATAAATAAACTGAAAGACCATGATTATTTTGGTGAAGTAGCTTTGCTGAACGACTTGCCTAGACAGGCCACTGTAACTGCTACAAAAAGAACCAAAGTTGCTACTTTGGGGAAAAGTGGTTTTCAAAGGCTACTAGGCCCTGCAGTTGACGTATTGAAACTCAATGACCCTACGAGACACTAA